The sequence TCGGCGGCGGCGTAGGCGAGATCCATCCGGTCGAGGTAGGGCACCGGACGGTACGGCGGCATGCCGGGCATGTTGTCGGACTGCGGCAGTTCGTTCTTCGGGCCGACCGCGTGCAGGATCTGCACCCCGGACTGCTGGAGCCGCGGGGCGACCGTGGTCACCACCTCGTTGAGCCGCCGGGCGCCCTGGGAGCCGCCGGAGACCAGCAGCGTCGGCAGGTTCTGGTCGAGGCCGAACGCGTGCCGGGCCTCGGGGCGGGCGGCGGCGCGGTCGAGGGTGGCGATGGAGCGGCGCAGCGGGATGCCGATGTAGTGCGAGTCGCGCAGCTTGCTGTCAGGGGTGGAGACGGCCACGGTGTGCGCGTAGCGGGAGCCGATCTTGTTGGCCAGGCCCGGCCGGGCGTTGGCCTCGTGGACGACGATCGGCACGCCGAGGCGCTTGGCGGCGAGGTAGCCGGGCAGGGCGACATAGCCGCCGAAGCCGACCAGGCAGTCGGCCTTGGTGCGCTCCAGGATCTGCTCGGCGGCCTTGATGGTGCCGCGCAGCCGACCGGGGACGGTGATCAGTTCGGGGGTGGGCCGGCGCGGCAGCGGGACCGCGGGGATGAGGGCGAGTTCGTAGCCCCGCTCGGGCACGAGCCTGGTCTCCAGGCCGCGCTCGGTGCCCAGTGCGGTGATTCCCACGGTCGGGTCCTGCCTGCGCAGGGCATCGGCGAGCGCGAGCGCCGGCTCGATGTGGCCGGCGGTCCCCCCACCGGCGAGTACGACATGCACCGTCATTCACCGCTCTCCCGACGGCCGCCTTCCGGTACGCCGTCGCATCGTCCTTTTCATCGCCCCGGTCAGGGAGTTGTGCTCCCGCATGGCCAGGGCCGCCCGCGCCGCCGGCTCGCTTCTGGCGAAGGAGATCAGCAGCCCCACGGCGTACATGGTCGGCAGGAGGGCCGAGCCTCCGTAGGAGAACAGCGGGAGCGGGACACCGGCGATCGGCAGCAGGCCGAGCACCGCACCGACGTTGATCACGGATTGGACCGTGATCCAGGTGGTCACGCCACCCGCTGCGAACCTGACGAAGGGGTCCTCCGTGCGACCGGCCACGCGGATACCCGCGTAGCCTAGTGCCGCGAAGAGGGCGAGTACGGACAGCGTGCCCGCCAGGCCCAGTTCCTCGCCGGTCACGGCGAAGATGAAGTCGGTGTGCGG comes from Streptomyces sp. NBC_00448 and encodes:
- the murG gene encoding undecaprenyldiphospho-muramoylpentapeptide beta-N-acetylglucosaminyltransferase, which produces MHVVLAGGGTAGHIEPALALADALRRQDPTVGITALGTERGLETRLVPERGYELALIPAVPLPRRPTPELITVPGRLRGTIKAAEQILERTKADCLVGFGGYVALPGYLAAKRLGVPIVVHEANARPGLANKIGSRYAHTVAVSTPDSKLRDSHYIGIPLRRSIATLDRAAARPEARHAFGLDQNLPTLLVSGGSQGARRLNEVVTTVAPRLQQSGVQILHAVGPKNELPQSDNMPGMPPYRPVPYLDRMDLAYAAADMMLCRAGAMTVAELSAVGLPAAYVPLPIGNGEQRLNAQPVVKAGGGVLVDDAELTPDWVLGNVLPVLTDPHRLYDMSRAAAEFGRRDADELLMRMVYEAIAARR